CGAATGCGCCATCCTCCCGCCGCAACTGCTATGCTTCGCCCATGACTACCGATACCGACATTGAACTCTCCGGCCCGTTCCAGGCCGCCGACAGCGGCGGGCGCAAGCTCGACGTGAAAGCCATCCGCATCTTCGACGAAGGCTACGGCATCATCGACGTCTATGTCGACTTCGCCAAGCCGCTCGATGGCGGCCACAAGGACAGCGTGCTGCTCAAGGGAATCGTCGAGCGCCTGCGTTCGCTCGGCTACAAGGGCCCAGATTTCGGCCTGAGCGACCCCGGCCTGCAGGAAAGCAAGCTGATCGTGCTGGAAGCGCCCGAGGAATTCTCGGTGTTCGCCAAGAGCCGCGGCTGGAAGAACCTGGCGGAAGAGTTCGACGAATAAGCTGCGCTGCAACGCCGGCGGCGTTGCGCACCGCATCGACGCGGGCGGCGCGACGCGCCATGGCGCTACTCGCCCGCAACCTCCGCCAGCGCCGCCTTGATCTCCCGCAGCGACGGCTTCGCCCGCGATTCGAACCGCAGCGTGCGAATCCCCGCCTGCTCCAGCCGCTCGTCCCGCACCGCGTCCTTGGCACGCGAATGCGTCCGGTCGTCCAGCTCGACCACGGCGACCACATTGCAGCGCTTGTCGCACACCACATAGTCGATGCGCTGCTGGGCGATGCGCAGCCGGTCGGTATTGCGCCGCGCCTCGTCGCGGCTCGCCGCTTCGAGCAGCGCCGTCATGGCCACCTGCGGGAACACGTAGTATTGCGGCAGCGCCTGGACCAGGCGGCCGAAGAACTCCAGCTCGTTATCGGTCATCAGGTCGCGGCCCTGGTATTCCCCCAGCGTGATCCGCCGGTTGCGCTCGCGGGCGTGCAGCAGGAAACCGGTCAGCGCCAGCGCGGCGATCACTACGACGATCAGGATCTGGTACTTCATGACGCGACATCCAGGGTGAATTCGGGAGGCCGACATCTTAGCGCGCTATTGCCCCAGAGAACAATCCTTTACTTGTAACGGAACACCAGGCTCCCCTTGTATTCGCCGCCGGCCGTGGGCCAGGCCGCGGCCGGGCCCAGCACTTCCGTGCCGCTGAACTTCTCGCCGATGGCGGGAATGGCATGCAGCCATGACAGGTCGCCGGCCGGGAACTCCACCGTGGTGTTCGCATGCGAGATGCGCGGCGTGCCCACCCGCAGGTAGCCGTCCGGCCCGCCGGGGGTGACCGTCAATGCGCCGGCGCCGGTATCGAGCCGCGCCCAGCGTACGCCCGCATAGAAGCCCTGGGACTCCGGGTAGCGGTATGTCTCGCCCGGCTGCTGGTCGAAATGCGCCACGTCATGCACGCCGAGCCAGGTGCCGTGCAGCCGGTTCTTCCACACGCGGTATGGCCCTTCGCCGAGCCAGCGCATCGAACGCTGCGCGTTTTCCGGGTGGTCGAACGTCACGCCGTGGTACTGCATGCTGCCTTCCAGCCGGTAGGCATAGTCCAGCCGCAGCGCGCCGTCGCCGTGCAGCGTCCAGCGCACGCGGTCCAGGCCCGCGCTGTTCAGGGCTTCCACCCATGCCACCGGCCTGCCGTCGGCATCGGCGCCGGTGCCGCTGGTCACGGCGGGCGCCGCCCCGGCAGGGAGCGGGAAACGCTGCGCCGCATGACCGAGGCGCAGGCGCTCCAGCGCCACGGGCCGGCCCTGGGGATCGGCCAGGTTCGTCACGCGAACGGCCAGCACCGGCTGCGGCGGGAAGCGGTATTCGTTGCCGTCCGAGCGCCGGCGCGAGGCGTCGAACAGCGTCTTCCAGTTCCGGCCGTCGGCGCTGATCTCCAGCTTGAACCGGGCGTACGCCTGTTGCTTGTCGATCGCCGGGATGATTTCGAGCACGCTGGCGATCCGTGCCCGGTCGAGGCGCCGCGTGCCGCCGGCCGCATCCTCGCCGGCCAACGGCAGCCATTCGACAGCGACGTCCTTCGCCGGCCGCGCGAACGCCAGGCGCGGGCCGTTCGCCAGCGCCGACACGCGGCCGCCGCTGCGCAGCGCCAGCAGTTGGCCGACGGGGTCGAAGCTGGCGCTGACGCCGCCGGCCGTGAGGCGGATGCCGCCATTGTCGCTCTCGGCACGCGGCGCGGCGCTGGCCGGTCCATCGGGTGCACGCTGCCGCGCCGACAGGTCCGGCGCGGGATAGCTCCAGGTCCACAGCTGGCCGCCATCCGGCCCGGTGGCCGTCACCTCCAGCGCATCGGCGCCATGCCCGCGCCAGCCGGCCGGCAGGCCCAGGTCCAGCGTGCCGCTGCTGCGCGCCGCCACGGCGGGTCCGCGCACTTCCCCTTTCGCCAGCACGGCCGCGTCGGTCGACGCCGCATCGGGCCCGGCATACCGCACCAGCCGCCAGCCGAAGCGCACGTCTTCCAGGCCATGGAAGTCGTACAGGTTGTCGACCGCCAGCCTGCCGTCGAATTTCGCATCCAGCACGGCGGCCCCCAGCCGCACCGGCGACCAGATGTGCCGCACCGCGTGGTAGCTGCCTTCCTTTTCGTGGCGAGGCCCGACGATGCCGTCCGGGCCATACGTGCCGTACGGGTCCACGCGGTCGTTCTCGTCGGTGCGCACGACGCCTTCGTCGTTCAATGCCCAGATCACGCCGCCCACGCCCACCTTCGACGCCATCATCGCGTTCCAGTAGTCGTCCAGGCTGGCGCCGCCGCCGCCGTCGTACAGCGCATGCATGAACTCGGTCGGCA
Above is a window of Pseudoduganella dura DNA encoding:
- a CDS encoding DUF2726 domain-containing protein, with protein sequence MKYQILIVVVIAALALTGFLLHARERNRRITLGEYQGRDLMTDNELEFFGRLVQALPQYYVFPQVAMTALLEAASRDEARRNTDRLRIAQQRIDYVVCDKRCNVVAVVELDDRTHSRAKDAVRDERLEQAGIRTLRFESRAKPSLREIKAALAEVAGE
- a CDS encoding glycoside hydrolase family 2 TIM barrel-domain containing protein → MHAHTKRILTAATLLAASGAIVAATVAATPVTEQRYLSGKGPGSAVPWEFKVSDGRRAGAWSTIAVPSNWELQGFGGYDYGEGDKRHNERGSYRVKFAVPPAWKGRAIRVVFEGVMTEATVRVNGVQAGEPHTGGFYRFGYDIGKLVKYSAGADNVLEVDVNKVASDALSEKAERRGDYWVFGGIFRPVWLEAAPARSIAHAAIDARADGSLAALVTLARPVPGATVEAQVLDAAGKAVGKPFGVPVDGGGPVTLSARVAGPRLWSAETPNLYSLRLTLRGGGKALHTVTERFGFRTFELRKGDGLYLNGRKIVIKGVNRHSFRPGTGRALDTEDNYADARLIKSMNMNTARMSHYPPDPAFLKAADELGLYVIDELSGWQAAHGTPIGRKLVAEMVPRDVNHPSILFWANGNEGGFNLELDGEYHKHDPQKRPVIHPWAIFGDIDTKHYPNWQLLNERLRGPNLFMPTEFMHALYDGGGGASLDDYWNAMMASKVGVGGVIWALNDEGVVRTDENDRVDPYGTYGPDGIVGPRHEKEGSYHAVRHIWSPVRLGAAVLDAKFDGRLAVDNLYDFHGLEDVRFGWRLVRYAGPDAASTDAAVLAKGEVRGPAVAARSSGTLDLGLPAGWRGHGADALEVTATGPDGGQLWTWSYPAPDLSARQRAPDGPASAAPRAESDNGGIRLTAGGVSASFDPVGQLLALRSGGRVSALANGPRLAFARPAKDVAVEWLPLAGEDAAGGTRRLDRARIASVLEIIPAIDKQQAYARFKLEISADGRNWKTLFDASRRRSDGNEYRFPPQPVLAVRVTNLADPQGRPVALERLRLGHAAQRFPLPAGAAPAVTSGTGADADGRPVAWVEALNSAGLDRVRWTLHGDGALRLDYAYRLEGSMQYHGVTFDHPENAQRSMRWLGEGPYRVWKNRLHGTWLGVHDVAHFDQQPGETYRYPESQGFYAGVRWARLDTGAGALTVTPGGPDGYLRVGTPRISHANTTVEFPAGDLSWLHAIPAIGEKFSGTEVLGPAAAWPTAGGEYKGSLVFRYK